Genomic window (Gemmatimonadaceae bacterium):
GATCCCATGACGATCTTTCGCCGCGCGATTGCCATGGCGGCCGAAGATGTCGGTCTCGCCGATCCGGGGGCGCTCCAGTTGGCGGTGGCGGCGCGCGACGCGTACCATATGTTAGGCGCGCCGGAAGGCTATCTTCCGTTAACCGAGATGACCATCTATCTGGCGACGGCGCCCAAATCGAACAGCGCGAAGGCCGCGTTGGGCGCGGCCATGGACGCGGCGCGCGAGACGCCGGCGGCGCCGGTGCCGATGCACATCCGGAACGCGCCCACGCCGCTCATGAAGGACCTGGGGTACGGGAAAGGCTACCAGTACGCGCACGACGCGCCGGAGGCGTACATTCCGCAGGAGTATCTGCCGGAGACGCTGCGCGACACGGTGCTCTACGAACCGGGGAAGTTCGGCTTCGAGAAGGAAATCGCGAAGCGGTTGGCGTGGTGGGCGGAGCTGAAGCGCAAGGACCAGCACGCGGAATGACGCGAGCGGTGTATTTCATCTGAGCGACGGAGTCAGACCATCTCGAAGGAACCGATTTCCCTTGCGCCGCCGGTCGAGCGCGTGCTCCTCGTCGGCGCGCCGCCCAAGCGATCCGGCGCCAAGCAGCAACTGACCGAGCATCTCGCCGAGCTCGCCGAGCTCACGGATACGGCGGGAGCGGTCGTCGTCGGAGAAGTGACGCAGTTTCTCGAGCGGCCCAATCCCGGCACGTATCTGGGCAAAGGCAAGTTGGAGGAGTTGGGCGAAGCGATCGCTCGCGAGCAGGCGACGCTGCTCGTGTTCGACGACGAGCTGACGCCGGCCCAGGCCCGCAACATCGAGGAGATCACGGGGCGCCGCGTCATGGACCGCGCCGAGCTCATTCTCGACATCTTTGCGACGCGCGCGCGCACGAGCGAGGCGCGCATGCAGGTGGAGCTGGCACAGCTCGAGTACATGCTTCCGCGCCTAACGCGGATGTGGACGCACCTCGAGAAGTTCCGCGGCGGCATCGGCATGCGCGGCCCCGGTGAAACGCAGTTGGAAACGGACCGGCGGCTCATCGGCAACCGGATCCGCGTGCTGCGCGACCGGCTGGCCGACGTGCAGAAGTCTCGCGTCGTCCAGCGCCACGGCCGCCGGACGACGTTCAGCGCGGCGCTCGTCGGCTACACCAACGTGGGCAAGTCGTCGATTCTGCGCGCGCTCGCGGCCGACGCGAACATTTTCGTCGAAAACCGGCTCTTTGCGACGCTCGACCCGCTCACGCGCAGCGTTGACCTGGGCGACGGGCGCCGCGTGCTGCTGAGCGACACCGTCGGATTCATCCGCAAGCTGCCCCACCACCTGGTCGCGTCCTTCCGCGCGACCCTCGAGGAGGTGCGCGAGGCCGACCTGCTGCTCCACGTCCTCGACGCGAGCCATCCGATGTGGGAAGAGCAACGCCGCGTGGTAGACGGCGTGCTGGCCGAGTTAGGCGTGCAGGAGAAGCCGACGCTCAACGTGTTCAACAAGATCGACAAGCTGCCGGCTGCCGAGCTGGCCGCGCTGCAAGACCGGCTGCGCCCCGTCATGCCTAACGTCGTATTCGTGTCCGCGACGGCCGAGGACGGATTGGAGCCGCTGCGCCGCGCGTTGCTCGCCGCCGAGCGAAAGGAGCGGCCGGTGAGCTGCGTGCGCTTGCCGCTGTCGGACGGCAAGCTGCTCGCCGACCTGCACCAGCACGGGGAAGTGTTGGATCAGCGCGCGGTGGGCGACGAATGGGTGATCACCGCCCGCCTCGACCCGGCGACCGCGGGTCGGCTGGTGCGGTTAGGCGCCACCGTACGGGCGGACCACAGGCGGACACGGCCTGACGAACAGCGACAGGCGGACAAGTCTGACCACAGGCGGACACAACCGGACAGCGGGTAATCAGGTCGGCGTTATTGTGGGTGTGTCTCAACCGGGCCGAGGAGTCCGGTTATATCCGCGCTGCCTCCGGCTCTGTCCGCCTCTTTTTTCGGCTCTGTCCGCCTTCGTCTGCCTTTTTTTCGCTTCTCTCCGCCTTTCGGCTCCATCCGCCTTTGAAGGGATCTCGGCAGATTGGTTTGCTCCGGTTGTGTCCCGCCTGGTCCGCGTTTCCGTCCGCCTTTCAAAGGATCTCGGCGGTATGGTGTTGTCCGGCCGTTTCCGGCTGCGTCCGCGTTTCTCTCCGACTGTAGTCCGTTAGGCGCTGTTCCCACACGGCCCTCAGGAGCGCGATCGCGCCTTCCGGACATTTCTCCACGCAGATTCCGCAGCGCGTGCAGAGATCGGGGTCGAGGTGCAGCTGCTTGGGCGGACCGGGCTGCATCTGAAATGCGCCTTCCGGGCACGCGCTGACGCAGCGGCCGCACGATGTGCACTGCTCGTCGACCACCGGGAGGACGCTGCAGTCGAAGCAGCGCGTGGCCTCGCGCTGCATCTCGGCGTCGGGGCGGGCGGCGGATGCAGAGAACGGGTCGGCGGCCGGCGGTGCGTGCGCGCCGGCGTCGAGCGGAGGGGTGGCGAGCGCCGTCACCGCGCGGGCGTCGGTCCAGTCGTCCGCCTCGACCCACGCGGAGGCGATCGATACCTGCACCACGCGGCCCGTGAGCGCGCCGTGGATGCTCCACGCGGCGCGCTTGCCGTCGGCCGTCGCGTGCGCGATCGAGCGGTGACCGAACGCACAGGCGCCGCCGGCCCACACGCCGAGCATCGACGTCTCGAGCGACAGCGGATCAACGACGATATATCCGTCGCCGTCGAGCGCCACGTCCGGCGCGAAGCGCGACGCATCGGGCGCGCGCGGCGCGGCCGTCACGATCGTGTCGCACGCCAGCACCTTCGCGGTGCGGTCCGTTGGGCGATCGATCTCGATCCCGTTCAGCATCCCGCTCTCGTCGGCACGCCAATGACCAGCGGTCCACCCGTCGTGCACCACGATGCCTTCTCCCACGGCGGCGGCGATCCACGCCGCCGGGATGTCCGAGTCTTCCAGGGCGTGCTCGAGCACCAGCTGCACGACGGGGAGCACGCGCTCGTCGCGCGCGGCGCGGCGGACGATGGCCCGGGCGGTGTCCACCGCGAGATCGCCGTCGCCCACGATGACGACGGTCCCCTCGAGCGGCACGTCGCTGCCTAACACAGCCATCGCGTCCATCACCTGCGGGTGATCGGGTTGGGCGCCGAACAGCGGGTAGCGCGGCGACGAAGCGCCGATGGCGAGAAACACCGCGTCGAATTCGCCGGCGAGCAGGGCGCGCACATCGGCGGCGCCTTGAATGCGATAGCGCGACTGCAGCTCGAGCCCGCCCATGGCGAGCACCGCGGCGCACTCGGCGCGCGCACTGGCTACCGGAAACCGGAATGCAGGCAAGGCAGCCGTGAGCAGGCCGCCCGGTTCGTCCGCCGTGTCGAACAACATGACGCGGTGGCCGAGCAGCACGAGGTCGTGTGCGCACGCGAGTCCGGCCGCGCCGGCGCCGATGACCGCCACGCGCGTGTCGGCGCGCGCTCCGCGAAGCGCCATGTCCGGCGTAAGGCCGACGAGTCCGGCGACGGACCGCGCGTCGTGCGGGCTCGTGCACGGGCCGTCCGGGACGACGAGACGCGGCGGCTCCAGTGCGGCAGCATGCGCCTCGAGCGCTGCGATATCGACGGGAGCGCCGAAGTGACGGCGACGGCACGCGCGCTCGCACGGCGCATGACATCCATGGCCGCACGTGCTGGCGAGCGGATTCACCGCGCGCACGATCCGCCACGCGGAAGCTCTGTCGCCGCGCGCGAGCGCCGCGGTGAGCGCCGGCACGTCGACGCCGAGCGGGCACCCGGAGCCGTGGGCGCATGGAACGAGAGCGCCGAGCGAGGCCGGCGCGAGCGGAAGGGGATAGCTTTTCGCTTGAACGCTCACTGTGCCGCGGTTATGTTCGAGCGATTGAGGCTAAGTTGACGCGCGGGTGCGACTTATATTTGGCCAACGGGCCGCGTTGCAACGGAAGGACGGTCAGGCCACCCCTGGGGTTACCGCGTCGCGGCCCCTTGCGTCCGAGGGGTGACACGCACGCGATCTTGCCGCGCCGCATGATGAGGCGGCCGCGCGCGGTGCGTGACGCACGAAGCCGGTCTGGCCCACATCCAACGATCAGGTCATGAACACTTTCGACGCGCTGTCGGACAAGATTGCCCAACGCCGGGTCACGTGCGGAGTCGTCGGGCTGGGCTACGTCGGCCTGCCGCTGGCGATCGAGATGGGGCACGCCGGACTGCGCGTAATCGGATTCGAGAAATCGGGACGCGTGGTGGACCTGGTGAACGGGGGCGGCAGCCACATCAAGGATGTGTCGGCGCAGGACGTGGCCGCGTTGCGCACGGCGGGAAAGCTGGAAGCGACGCTGGACATGTCGCGGCTGGCCGAGTGCGACGTGATCTCGATCTGCGTGCCGACTCCGTTAGGCAAGACCAAGGACCCCGACATGACGTTCGTGGTCACGGCCACGGAGTCGGTGGCCGAGGCGCTGCGCCCGGGCCAGCTGATCGTGCTCGAGTCGACCACCTATCCGGGGACGACGCGCGAGCTGCTGCTGCCGACCTTCGAGAAGCGCGGTTTCCAGGTGGGCGATGACTTCTTCCTCTGCTTCTCGCCCGAGCGCGTGGACCCGGGCAATCCGACGTGGCACACGAAGAACACGCCCAAAGTGCTGGGCGGCATCACCGAGCGTTGCACGAAGTTAGGCGAGCAGGTGTACGAGCTGTTCATCGACGACGTCGTCCCCGTGAGCTCGCCCGAAGCGGCCGAGCTCACCAAGCTGCTCGAGAACACGTTCCGCATGATCAACATCGGCCTGGTGAACGAGATGGCCGTGATCTGCGACAAGTTGGGCGTGAGCGTGTGGGAAGTGATCGATGCGGCCGCGACCAAACCGTTCGGCTTCATGAAGTTTTCCCCCGGCCCAGGACTCGGCGGCCACTGCATCCCGCTCGACCCGCACTATCTCGCGTGGAAGATGCGCACGCTGCACTACAAGACGCGCATGATCGAGCTGGCCGGCGAGATCAACACGGAGATGCCGGCGTTCTGGGTCGGGAAGGTGGCGGACGCGCTCAACGACGCCGGCAAGCCCATGCGCGGTTCGCGCGTTCTCGTGTTAGGCGTGGCGTACAAGAAGGACATCGACGACCTGCGCGAATCGCCGGCGCTCGAGATCCTCGACCTGCTGAGCAAGAAGGGCGCGGAAGCGCGGTACCACGATCCGTACGTCCCCGAGATCGTGGACGACGGGCACACGCCGGGAGGCGCCGTTGGGCGCTCGGTGCCGCTCGATGACGAAACGCTCCGCGGCGCCGATGCCGTCATCATCGTCACCGATCACAGCGCCATCGACTACGGACGCGTGAAGCAGCTCGCATCCATCGTCATCGATTCACGCAACGCGCTGTCCCGCTCCGCGGTCCGTCCACCGGAGCCAGCGGCGGCGGCAATCTGAGAGCGTGCGCGACGTGAGCCTCGAGCGCGGCAACACGCGGTTCCGGATCGGCCTCGTCGGATGCGGCCGCATCAGCGAGCGGCATTTCGATGCGATCGCGCATACGCCGGCGATGCAGCTGGTCGCGGTGTGCGATGACGTCGAAGAGCGCGCGCGACAAGCCGGCGAGAA
Coding sequences:
- the hflX gene encoding GTPase HflX, whose protein sequence is MLLVGAPPKRSGAKQQLTEHLAELAELTDTAGAVVVGEVTQFLERPNPGTYLGKGKLEELGEAIAREQATLLVFDDELTPAQARNIEEITGRRVMDRAELILDIFATRARTSEARMQVELAQLEYMLPRLTRMWTHLEKFRGGIGMRGPGETQLETDRRLIGNRIRVLRDRLADVQKSRVVQRHGRRTTFSAALVGYTNVGKSSILRALAADANIFVENRLFATLDPLTRSVDLGDGRRVLLSDTVGFIRKLPHHLVASFRATLEEVREADLLLHVLDASHPMWEEQRRVVDGVLAELGVQEKPTLNVFNKIDKLPAAELAALQDRLRPVMPNVVFVSATAEDGLEPLRRALLAAERKERPVSCVRLPLSDGKLLADLHQHGEVLDQRAVGDEWVITARLDPATAGRLVRLGATVRADHRRTRPDEQRQADKSDHRRTQPDSG
- a CDS encoding FAD-dependent oxidoreductase, with amino-acid sequence MSVQAKSYPLPLAPASLGALVPCAHGSGCPLGVDVPALTAALARGDRASAWRIVRAVNPLASTCGHGCHAPCERACRRRHFGAPVDIAALEAHAAALEPPRLVVPDGPCTSPHDARSVAGLVGLTPDMALRGARADTRVAVIGAGAAGLACAHDLVLLGHRVMLFDTADEPGGLLTAALPAFRFPVASARAECAAVLAMGGLELQSRYRIQGAADVRALLAGEFDAVFLAIGASSPRYPLFGAQPDHPQVMDAMAVLGSDVPLEGTVVIVGDGDLAVDTARAIVRRAARDERVLPVVQLVLEHALEDSDIPAAWIAAAVGEGIVVHDGWTAGHWRADESGMLNGIEIDRPTDRTAKVLACDTIVTAAPRAPDASRFAPDVALDGDGYIVVDPLSLETSMLGVWAGGACAFGHRSIAHATADGKRAAWSIHGALTGRVVQVSIASAWVEADDWTDARAVTALATPPLDAGAHAPPAADPFSASAARPDAEMQREATRCFDCSVLPVVDEQCTSCGRCVSACPEGAFQMQPGPPKQLHLDPDLCTRCGICVEKCPEGAIALLRAVWEQRLTDYSRRETRTQPETAGQHHTAEIL
- a CDS encoding nucleotide sugar dehydrogenase, which codes for MNTFDALSDKIAQRRVTCGVVGLGYVGLPLAIEMGHAGLRVIGFEKSGRVVDLVNGGGSHIKDVSAQDVAALRTAGKLEATLDMSRLAECDVISICVPTPLGKTKDPDMTFVVTATESVAEALRPGQLIVLESTTYPGTTRELLLPTFEKRGFQVGDDFFLCFSPERVDPGNPTWHTKNTPKVLGGITERCTKLGEQVYELFIDDVVPVSSPEAAELTKLLENTFRMINIGLVNEMAVICDKLGVSVWEVIDAAATKPFGFMKFSPGPGLGGHCIPLDPHYLAWKMRTLHYKTRMIELAGEINTEMPAFWVGKVADALNDAGKPMRGSRVLVLGVAYKKDIDDLRESPALEILDLLSKKGAEARYHDPYVPEIVDDGHTPGGAVGRSVPLDDETLRGADAVIIVTDHSAIDYGRVKQLASIVIDSRNALSRSAVRPPEPAAAAI